The Toxotes jaculatrix isolate fToxJac2 chromosome 14, fToxJac2.pri, whole genome shotgun sequence genome window below encodes:
- the lamc1 gene encoding laminin subunit gamma-1 — protein MRSLIRALVAWSWVAVCVRAAMDECSDEQGRPQRCMPEFVNAAFNVTVVATNTCGSPPEEYCVQTGATGVTKSCHICDARDPRNHHSAVYLTDYNNQQDTTWWQSQTMLAGIQYPNSINLTLHLGKAFDITYVRLKFHTSRPESFAIYKRTSEGGPWIPYQYYSSSCEKTYQKQSRGFIRTGEDEQQALCTDEFSDISPLTGGNVAFSTLEGRPSAYNFDFSPVLQDWVTATDIRVTLNRLNTFGDEVFNDPKVLKSYYYAISDFAVGGRCKCNGHASECVKNGGGRLVCNCKHNTEGDDCSVCKPFYNDRPWRRATADNANECLPCDCNGKSSECYFDAELYRATGHGGHCRNCADNTDGPNCERCLDNYYREQSGSRCLPCGCSTVGSESPQCDSRGMCACKPGVTGEKCDRCQPGFHSLTEAGCRPCSCSPSGSTQECDVNTGQCRCKDNVEGFSCDRCKLGYFNLDPSNPQGCTPCFCFQHSSVCDSAEGFSVHTVRSDFYRDDEQWTGQQRDGSSVSVQWSPSGQEISLISDDYFPMYFVAPEKFLGNHMLSYGQNLSLSFRVDRRDTRLSAEDLVLEGANLRVAVPLIAQGNAYPNENMQTYVFRLHDSTDYPWRPTISHSDFQKLLHNLTAIKIRGTYSERSAGYLDDVSLVTARRGPGVPARWVEQCTCPQGYQGQHCEQCTLGYRRSRPELGAFSSCEPCNCNGHSDACNPSTGACDCQHNTAGLSCERCKDGFYGDATQGTSGDCKPCPCPAGATCAVVPKTREVVCTNCPAGTTGKRCELCDDGFFGDPLGQNGPVRACRACKCSDNIDPNAVGNCNRETGECLKCIYNTDGFFCDRCKEGFYGNALATNPADKCKPCSCSPLGTVDQQTSCSQVTGQCQCLPNVAERDCSACQPGFFNLQSGNGCERCNCNPIGSTNGQCDITTGQCECQPGITGLRCERCEVNFFGFGSSGCKPCDCDPEGSQSGQCKEDGRCECRPGFVGARCDMCEENYFYNRSVPGCQQCPSCYSLVRDKVNQQRQKLHDLQTLIDNLGSGQETVSDKAFEDRLKEAERAIMELLEEAQSSKDVDRGLLDRLNNINNTLTTQWNRLQNIRNTVDDIGSQADRARNRVRDAENLIDRARQELDKAKDTISKVDIKPPGGTGEPNNMTLLAEEARRLAEKHKMDADQIEKIAKDANDTSTKAYNLLLKTLEGESKTSQEIDELNRKYNEAKELAKNLEKQANKVQAEAEDAGNRALKIFANLTSLPPFDTKALEDEATKITKEASDLDKLIDKTEKEYNDLRDDLKAKEQEVRKLLEKGKSEQQTADQLLARADAAKALAEEAAKKGQSTYKEAEGILNDLRDFDKRVNDNKTAAEEAMKKIPAINATIMAANEKTRQAEGALGNAAADAREAKKKAEEAEKIASNVQKGSAKTKEDAEKAFQDTNKLDSEVNDMMDQLSAAEKELIRKKAEADQDMMMAAMASNNAKEAEDNARKAKSAVKTVLSTITSLLDQLGNIDKVDLSKLNQIDESLKRAKGKMADSDLDRKLAELNDVARTQEEMINDYDRQIREIRADINNLNDIKNTLPDGCFNTPSLERP, from the exons gtaaGGCCTTCGACATCACCTACGTCCGGCTCAAGTTCCACACCAGCCGGCCGGAGAGCTTCGCCATCTACAAGCGGACCAGCGAGGGGGGGCCCTGGATCCCGTATCAGTACTACAGCAGCTCCTGTGAGAAGACGTACCAGAAGCAGAGCCGAGGCTTCATCCGCACCGGCGAGGACGAGCAGCAGGCGCTCTGCACCGATGAGTTCAGCGACATCTCGCCGCTCACCGGAGGAAACGTGGCCTTCTCCACGCTGGAGGGGCGACCCAGCGCCTACAACTTCGACTTCAGCCCCGTCCTCCAG GACTGGGTGACGGCCACAGACATCAGAGTGACCCTGAACAGACTCAACACGTTTGGAGACGAGGTTTTCAACGACCCCAAGGTCCTCAAGTCCTACTACTACGCCATCTCTGACTTCGCTGTGGGAGGAAG GTGTAAGTGTAACGGCCATGCCAGTGAGTGTGTGAAGAACGGCGGCGGGCGGCTGGTGTGtaactgcaaacacaacacGGAGGGCGACGACTGCAGCGTCTGCAAACCGTTCTACAACGACCGGCCGTGGAGGAGAGCGACGGCCGACAACGCCAACGAGTGTCTGC CCTGCGACTGTAACGGGAAGAGCTCAGAGTGTTACTTCGACGCCGAGCTGTACCGAGCCACGGGTCACGGAGGTCACTGCAGGAACTGTGCCGACAACACCGACGGCCCCAACTGCGAGCGCTGCCTCGACAACTACTACAGAGAGCAGAGCGGCAGCCGCTGCCTGCCCTGCGGCTGCAGCACCGTCG gctcagagtctcctcagtgtgacagcagaggaATGTGTGCGTGTAAACCAGGAGTGACCGGAGAGAAGTGCGACCGCTGCCAGCCTGGATTCCACAGCCTGACCGAGGCCGGCTGCAG GCCCTGCTCTTGCTCGCCCTCTGGTAGCACACAGGAGTGTGACGTCAACACAGGACAGTGTCGCTGTAAAGACAACGTGGAGGGCTTCAGCTGTGACAG gtGTAAACTGGGTTACTTCAACCTGGATCCCAGCAACCCTCAGGGCTGCACCCCCTGCTTCTGTTTCCAGCACTCGTCTGTGTGCGACAGCGCCGAAGGCTTCAGCGTCCACACCGTCCGCTCCGACTTCTACAGAG atgacGAGCAGTGGACCGGTCAGCAGCGCGATGGATCCAGTGTCTCCGTCCAGTGGTCTCCCAGTGGACAGGAAATCTCCCTCATCTCAGACGACTACTTCCCCATGTACTTCGTGGccccag AGAAGTTTTTGGGGAACCACATGCTGAGTTACGGACAGAACCTGAGTCTGAGTTTCCGTGTGGACCGACGGGACACCCGTCTGTCAGCCGAGGATCTGGTTCTGGAGGGAGCTAATCTGAGGGTGGCCGTCCCCCTCATCGCCCAGGGCAACGCCTACCCCAACGAGAACATGCAGACATACGTGTTCAG GCTCCATGACAGCACTGATTACCCCTGGAGGCCGACCATCAGCCACTCTGACTTCCAGAAGCTTCTTCACAACCTGACGGCCATCAAGATCCGAGGCACCTACAGCGAGAGGA GTGCCGGTTACCTAGACGACGTCTCCTTGGTAACAGCGAGGAGGGGTCCAGGTGTCCCAGCCCGCTGGGTGGAACAGTGCACCTGTCCTCAGGGTTACCAGGGTCAGCACTGTGAGCAGTGCACTCTGGGATACCGCCGCTCCCGCCCCGAGCTCGGAGCCTTCAGTTCCTGTGAGCCCTGCAACTGTAACGGACACAGTGACGCCTGCAACCCCAGCACAG gaGCGTGCGACTGTCAGCACAACACGGCCGGTTTGAGCTGTGAGCGCTGTAAAGACGGTTTCTATGGCGACGCCACCCAGGGGACATCAGGTGACTGTAAGCCATGTCCCTGTCCGGCAGGAGCCACCTGTGCTGTCGTCCCCAAAACCAGAGAGGTGGTCTGCACCAACTGTCCCGCAGGAACCACAG GTAAACGCTGTGAGCTCTGTGACGACGGTTTCTTCGGGGACCCCCTGGGTCAGAACGGTCCGGTCCGAGCCTGCAGAGCCTGCAAGTGCAGCGACAACATCGACCCCAACGCCGTCGGCAACTGCAACCGCGAGACCGGAGAGTGCCTGAAGTGCATCTACAACACCGACGGCTTCTTCTGCGACCGCTGCAAGGAGGGTTTCTACGGCAACGCCCTGGCCACCAACCCCGCAGACAAGTGCAAAC CCTGCTCCTGTTCTCCGTTGGGGACCGTGGACCAACAGACCAGCTGTTCTCAGGTCAccggtcagtgtcagtgtctccCCAACGTCGCTGAGCGTGACTGCAGCGCCTGCCAGCCCGGCTTCTTCAACCTGCAGAGCGGCAACGGCTGCGAACG GTGTAACTGTAATCCGATTGGCTCCACCAACGGTCAGTGTGACATCACTACAGGACAGTGTGAGTGTCAGCCCGGCATCACCGGCCTGCGCTGTGAACGCTGCGAGGTCAACTTCTTCGGCTTCGGCTCATCCGGCTGCAAAC CCTGTGACTGCGACCCCGAGGGCTCTCAGTCCGGTCAGTGTAAGGAGGACGGTCGCTGTGAGTGTCGACCCGGCTTCGTCGGAGCTCGATGTGACATGTGTGAGGAGAATTATTTCTACAACCGCTCGGTGCCAGGCTGCCAGCAGTGTCCTTCCTGCTACAGTCTGGTCAGAGACAAG GTGAACCAGCAGAGGCAGAAGCTTCATGACCTGCAGACCCTGATCGATAACCTGGGCTCGGGTCAGGAGACCGTCAGCGATAAGGCCTTCGAGGACCGactgaaggaggcagagagagccatcatggagctgctggaggaggctCAGAGCAGCAAAG ATGTAGACAGAGGCCTGCTGGATCGTCtgaacaacatcaacaacactcTGACCACTCAGTGGAACCGACTGCAGAACATCCGCAACACGGTGGACGACATCGGATCTCAGGCCGACCGCGCACGAAACCGGGTCCGGGACGCCGAGAACCTGATCGACCGAGCCCGGCAGGAGCTGGACAAGGCCAAGGACACCATCAGCAAAGTG GACATCAAACCGCCCGGAGGCACCGGAGAACCCAACAACATGACGCTGCTGGCCGAGGAGGCTCGCAGACTGGCTGAGAA GCACAAGATGGACGCCGATCAGATCGAGAAGATCGCCAAAGACGCCAACGACACGTCGACCAAAGCGTACAACCTGCTGCTGAAGACTctggagggagagagcaagacGAGCCAGGAGATCGACGAGCTCAACAGGAA GTACAACGAGGCGAAGGAGCTGGCGAAGAATCTGGAGAAACAGGCCAACAAGGTTCAGGCGGAGGCTGAAGACGCCGGAAACAGAGCTCTGAAGATCTTCGCCAACCTGACCAGCCTCCCGCCGTTCGACACCAAGGCTCTGGAG gatgaAGCCACTAAGATCACGAAGGAGGCGTCGGACCTGGACAAGCTGATCGATAAGACGGAGAAGGAGTACAACGACCTCAGAGACGACCTGAAGGCCAAAGAGCAAGAAGTCCGCAAACTGCTGGAGAAAGGCAAAAGTGAGCAGCAG ACTGCAGATCAGCTGTTGGCTCGCGCCGATGCCGCCAAAGCTCTGGCTGAGGAGGCGGCAAAGAAGGGTCAGTCCACCTACAAAGAGGCCGAGGGCATCCTGAACGACCTCAGAG acTTCGACAAGAGGGTCAACGACAACAAGACAGCCGCCGAGGAGGCCATGAAGAAGATCCCCGCCATCAACGCTACCATCATGGCCGCTAACGAGAAGACCAGGCAGGCGGAGGGGGCGCTCGGCAACGCTGCCGCCGACGCCCGAGAGGCCAAGAAGAAGGCGGAGGAGGCTGAGAAGATCGCCAGCAATGTGCAGAAG GGCTCAGCCAAGACCAAGGAGGACGCAGAGAAGGCCTTCCAGGACACCAACAAACTGGACAGCGAGGTCAACGACATGATGGACCAGCTGAGCGCTGCCGAGAAGGAGCTGATCAGGAAGAAGGCTGAGGCCGACCAGGACATGATGATGGCTGCAATG GCGTCCAACAATGCTAAGGAGGCGGAGGACAACGCCCGCAAGGCCAAGAGCGCCGTGAAGACGGTCCTGAGCACCATCACCTCCCTGCTGGACCAGCTGG GAAACATCGACAAGGTGGACCTGAGCAAACTGAACCAGATCGACGAGTCGCTGAAGAGGGCCAAGGGCAAGATGGCCGACAGCGACCTGGACAGGAAGCTGGCGGAGCTGAACGACGTGGCGCGGACCCAGGAGGAGATGATCAACGACTACGACCGGCAGATCCGCGAGATCCGCGCCGACATCAACAACCTCAACGACATCAAGAACACGCTACCCGACGGCTGCTTCAACACGCCGTCTCTGGAGAGGCCTTAA